One Seleniivibrio woodruffii DNA window includes the following coding sequences:
- a CDS encoding carboxymuconolactone decarboxylase family protein translates to MQSILERREQIFSLAKEMRGQYPEFEKRFVENDAFVYGDGALPAKVKRMMAMVGALVSRCEGCILSQTIRAIDNGATADEIIEACHVAVMLGGTMALAESTKVLAILKEKGMV, encoded by the coding sequence ATGCAGTCCATTCTGGAGAGAAGAGAGCAGATATTTTCGCTGGCCAAAGAGATGCGGGGGCAGTATCCGGAGTTTGAGAAAAGGTTCGTGGAGAACGATGCCTTCGTATACGGCGACGGCGCACTGCCTGCGAAGGTGAAAAGGATGATGGCGATGGTAGGTGCGCTGGTGAGCAGGTGCGAGGGGTGCATCCTGTCCCAGACCATAAGAGCCATCGACAACGGGGCTACGGCGGACGAGATAATCGAGGCCTGCCACGTTGCGGTCATGCTGGGCGGAACAATGGCACTGGCGGAGAGCACAAAAGTTCTGGCGATATTGAAAGAGAAGGGGATGGTTTAA
- a CDS encoding acyl-CoA thioesterase: protein MEGYRFSLDFKVRDYECDMEGIVNNAVYMNYLEHARHEFLHSIGINFAEMTAKGIIMIVTRAELDYKSSLRSGDTFTVCINVERESKLRFTFVQDIFNSDGKLVLKAKITGTAINEKGRPDMPAELLQAFGL from the coding sequence ATGGAAGGATACAGATTTTCTCTGGACTTCAAGGTCAGGGACTACGAATGCGATATGGAAGGCATTGTGAACAACGCCGTCTACATGAACTATCTGGAGCACGCCCGCCATGAGTTTCTGCACAGCATCGGCATAAACTTCGCCGAGATGACCGCCAAAGGCATCATCATGATAGTAACCCGTGCGGAGCTTGACTACAAAAGTTCCCTGAGAAGCGGCGACACCTTCACCGTGTGCATCAATGTCGAGAGGGAGTCGAAACTGCGCTTCACATTTGTTCAGGATATTTTTAACAGTGACGGAAAACTTGTTCTGAAGGCAAAGATAACCGGCACTGCCATTAATGAAAAAGGAAGACCCGATATGCCCGCAGAACTTCTGCAGGCGTTCGGATTATAA
- a CDS encoding RNA recognition motif domain-containing protein yields the protein MNIYVGNLPYKATEDELRNMFESFGEVSSVRIITDHESGRSKGFAFVEMANNEQGAAAIEELNGVDFIGRPLTVNEARPRQERSSGDRDRSRGGGRPNPREGRGGYGGGNRY from the coding sequence ATGAACATTTATGTAGGCAACCTTCCTTACAAAGCCACTGAAGACGAACTGCGCAATATGTTCGAGTCTTTCGGCGAGGTAAGCTCTGTGAGAATCATCACAGACCACGAAAGCGGACGCTCTAAAGGATTCGCTTTTGTTGAAATGGCAAACAATGAGCAGGGCGCAGCAGCCATTGAGGAACTGAACGGTGTTGACTTTATCGGACGCCCCCTTACTGTTAACGAGGCTCGTCCCAGACAGGAACGCAGCAGCGGAGACAGAGACAGATCCAGAGGCGGCGGACGCCCCAACCCCCGCGAAGGACGCGGCGGATACGGCGGCGGCAATCGCTACTAA
- a CDS encoding glutathione peroxidase has product MLKMDYKLPLLSGEMKNLRDYDGKVLLIVNTASRCGFTPQYEGLEELYRQFKDEGFEVLGFPCNQFGEQEPGTEKDIEDFLSCNYTVTFPVFAKVEVNGEDAHPLFKELKELAPGTMGTKAIKWNFTKFLVSRDRKRTVRFASAKTPDGIRGYVAEEVMKK; this is encoded by the coding sequence ATGCTTAAAATGGACTATAAACTCCCGCTCTTGAGCGGAGAGATGAAGAATCTCAGGGACTATGACGGCAAGGTGCTCCTTATAGTGAACACTGCCAGCCGCTGCGGCTTCACCCCGCAGTATGAGGGGCTGGAGGAGCTTTACCGTCAGTTTAAGGATGAAGGTTTCGAGGTGCTTGGGTTCCCCTGCAACCAGTTCGGCGAACAGGAACCGGGCACTGAGAAGGATATCGAAGATTTTCTGTCCTGCAACTACACTGTGACCTTTCCGGTATTTGCAAAGGTGGAGGTCAACGGCGAGGATGCCCACCCGCTGTTTAAAGAGCTGAAAGAGCTTGCGCCGGGAACAATGGGAACGAAGGCCATAAAATGGAATTTCACAAAGTTTCTGGTGAGCAGGGACAGAAAAAGAACAGTAAGATTTGCCTCGGCAAAGACTCCTGACGGAATAAGGGGTTATGTGGCTGAGGAGGTCATGAAAAAATAA
- a CDS encoding nitroreductase family protein produces the protein MIDFIVNESKCISCKECVADCPAVIIELEDKIPFIKPENEKKCYRCQHCLAICPTAAISILGVDPETCVNPDKAAGFEQVDALIRTRRSVRRFKDKDVAPETFDKIAKAAANAPTGKNDHQVQFVVVDTREQMAKFKELVISTIEKAEQEGRLDEHSAIFAVFAKHFRNGKDIIFRGAPHIMFSVTPKSAPTPVADGFIALSYAELAAASAGLGTVWAGFVMWLVAAFPEILTEIGIGEDMNVAYALLYGEPSIKYHRGVKRDEITVRKVKLA, from the coding sequence ATGATTGACTTCATCGTAAACGAATCCAAATGTATCTCATGCAAAGAATGCGTGGCGGACTGCCCCGCTGTAATCATCGAGCTTGAAGACAAAATTCCCTTCATAAAGCCCGAGAACGAGAAAAAATGCTACAGATGTCAGCACTGTCTGGCGATCTGCCCCACAGCGGCAATCTCCATTCTGGGAGTTGATCCCGAAACCTGCGTAAACCCTGACAAAGCGGCGGGCTTTGAGCAGGTCGACGCTCTCATCCGCACCAGACGCTCTGTCCGCAGATTTAAAGACAAAGACGTTGCACCCGAAACCTTCGACAAAATAGCCAAAGCTGCCGCAAACGCACCCACAGGCAAAAACGACCATCAGGTTCAGTTCGTGGTTGTGGACACCAGAGAGCAGATGGCTAAGTTCAAGGAACTGGTCATTTCCACAATCGAAAAAGCAGAACAGGAAGGCAGACTGGACGAACACAGCGCAATCTTCGCAGTTTTCGCCAAGCATTTCAGAAACGGAAAAGACATTATTTTCAGAGGCGCACCCCACATAATGTTCTCCGTCACTCCTAAATCAGCCCCCACTCCCGTTGCCGACGGCTTCATAGCACTCAGCTATGCAGAGCTCGCAGCCGCTTCCGCAGGTCTGGGCACAGTATGGGCAGGATTTGTGATGTGGCTTGTTGCGGCCTTCCCCGAAATTCTCACTGAAATCGGCATCGGCGAGGACATGAACGTTGCATATGCACTGCTTTACGGTGAGCCTTCAATAAAATATCACAGAGGCGTGAAAAGGGACGAAATTACTGTCAGAAAAGTGAAACTGGCGTAA
- a CDS encoding LysR family transcriptional regulator: MELSIDLLRTFVTIAKVNSYTKASCLLNMTQSAVSMQMKRLEEQTGTLFIKQGKRFSISPTGERLLEHAVRILKAHDDALTVIANPDIHDYIRVCSPELYASSILPNALRKFYAKFPNSRIDFSTNTKENMLRKVENGDLDIAIVADMPEPHEKIYSEKVVWVTSPCKGAAMTRPLPLAVYPEGCHIRRWCIESLEKAGIPYRVSFVASSAFAILSAVRAGIAVAPVGYSRVNGEEELYTVLNNLPALPDNTLSIVTAQNLRSLSAQTLISYVREEFVNRSKMM; the protein is encoded by the coding sequence ATGGAACTTTCGATAGATCTGCTCAGAACATTTGTTACGATAGCCAAGGTGAACAGCTACACCAAAGCATCATGCCTTCTGAACATGACCCAGTCAGCTGTCAGCATGCAGATGAAAAGGCTTGAGGAGCAGACGGGCACTCTGTTCATAAAACAGGGCAAGAGATTCAGCATCAGCCCCACCGGAGAAAGACTTCTGGAGCATGCGGTGCGGATTCTGAAAGCCCACGACGATGCGCTCACAGTCATAGCAAATCCCGACATCCACGACTACATCCGTGTCTGCTCTCCGGAGCTTTACGCATCCTCCATTCTGCCCAACGCACTCAGAAAATTTTATGCGAAGTTCCCCAACTCAAGGATAGATTTCTCAACCAACACCAAGGAGAACATGCTCCGGAAGGTTGAGAACGGAGATCTGGACATAGCCATTGTTGCCGACATGCCCGAACCCCACGAAAAGATATACAGCGAAAAGGTGGTCTGGGTGACATCCCCCTGCAAAGGTGCGGCAATGACACGCCCCCTGCCGCTGGCTGTCTATCCGGAAGGATGCCACATCAGAAGATGGTGCATAGAGTCACTGGAAAAGGCGGGAATACCCTACAGGGTCTCATTCGTCGCATCCAGCGCATTTGCGATACTGTCCGCCGTCCGTGCGGGTATCGCAGTTGCTCCCGTGGGCTATTCCAGAGTGAACGGCGAAGAGGAGCTTTACACGGTTCTGAACAACCTGCCCGCTCTGCCGGACAACACCCTGTCCATAGTCACCGCACAGAATCTGCGCTCACTTTCGGCGCAGACGCTTATCTCATACGTAAGGGAAGAGTTCGTGAACCGTTCTAAAATGATGTAA